In Bacteroidota bacterium, the genomic stretch GAGTCATTCCCGACCCAGATCGGGAATCCATGCAGCGTCGGCACGCGGTGCCATCGTGGCGTGGATTCCCGCCTGCGCGGGAATGACGGGCGTCTTGGGCAGAAAAGCTGAGACCTGACCGAGTCCATAACACGCTCTAGCGCACGAGTGTCACGCGCTGCGCCTTGGCGAAGCCCGCCGCCTCGGCGCGCACGAGGTACACCCCGCTCGGCAACCCAGAGCCGTCGAATGCCACCCGGTGCGTCCCTGCCTCGACCTCGCCCGCGAGCAGCAGAGCCACGCGCCGCCCGAGCACGTCGAAGGCCGACACCCGCACTTCGCTCGCCACCGGCACGGCGAGCGCGACCTCGGTCACCTGCCGGAACGGGTTCGGGTAGGCTGGCGATAGACTGAACACGCTCGGCACCGATGACGAGGACGCTATCACGCTGCCCGCGCCCTGCCACACGTCGCCCGCTTCGACCGACGTGCCCGTCGCCGCGTCGAGCACACGCCACCCGGCAACCGGAGTACCAGCCTGACGGTCTGCTACCTTCACGCCGCCGAAGCTGTCGCTGCTGATCGGGGCGTCGGGGAAAGCGCCGACGCGGGCCGTGTAGACGTAGTCGCCCGCCGGGATCGCGCCGGGGACCGTCTGGAGCAGTTCCCGCGCGAGGGTCTCGCCGGGGGCGAGGACAACGGTCACCGGACCGAGGAGATCGTTCGAGCCGGAGGGCTGCTTGACGGAGCCGTCGGGGAACGTAGCTTCGGTCCAGGCCTGGACGGACTGCGTCTCACCCGTCGTGTTGGTGACGAGGGCGCGGAAGGCGAAGCGCCCGCCCTCGGCCGGGATCACGACCGGCGTTGCCGTCGGCTCAACGTCAATCGTCACGGCCGGAGGGGTGCCGCCTGCGAGGCCGAAAATCGAGACCGTCCCGCTGACTTCGTTCGAGACCACGAGGAGGGGCTGACCCGTCGGGCTGTCGGTGGCGCTGATGAAGCGGAGTCCCTCGGGGCCGAGGTCGCCCGCCGTACCCGCCTCGGCATCGCCCGCGAAGTCGCGGTTGTTGGTGTAGTCCATGAACATCGGCGCTTCGGGGTCGGTGACGTCGTAGGTCACGACGCCGCCGATGCGCTCCAGGCCGATGAAGGCGTAGGCTCGCCCGTTCATCTCGCCAATCGCGACGCCTTCCGGCTCCGGCCCCTTGTCGTCGCTCCGGTCGTCGAACGAGCCGTTCTCGTCGTTCGTCGCGTTGAAGTCGTCGGGGAACGCGGCGGCGGTAATCTGCTCGAAGTCGTCGCCGCTGTCGAAGACAAGGTCGAGGCCGGAAGCGCTGGGCTGGAAGATCGAGAACGAGCGCGCGCCGTAGGCGAAGAGCCGGTCGAAGTCGCCGTCGCCGTCCACGTCGCCGGCGGTCGTGGTGATCTTGAGCCGCCCGAGGTTCTCGTCGAGCTGCAGCGTGGCCGCGTCGGGGAAGGCGGCCGGGTCGAGCGCGAGGTCGCCGACGCGCTCCTCCTCGGAGAACGCGTCGTAGTCGCGCGCGTCGCCCTCGTTGGCCGTCACGAGGTAGGTCTGGCCGCCGACCTGGTAGCTCGCCACGGCGTCCGGCAGGTAGTACCCGACGACGGGCCAGGACTGGATGTTGACCCCGTCGTCGCGGTTCGAGGCGTCGAGCGCGTTCTCGGGGAGGTTGTGGTTCTTCGTGCCGAGGCCGTAGAGGGCCGTGACGCTGGCCGTCGCGAGGTCGATCTCCGCGAGGCCGTTGTTCTCCTGGAGCGAGACGAACGCGGTCTCGTCGCCCTCGACCGTCACGAACTCCGGCTCCAGGTCCTGGGCCACGCTCGCGCCCGGCCCGAAGATGCGGAGACCGGCAGCCTCGACCTCGCCGAAGCGCGGCCCGCCCTCGTTGAAGGCCTCGAAGGTCGCGTTCGCCACGACTGCACCTCCGACTCCGTTCTGGAGGTCGATCACCGAGACGGAGCCTTCTGGGTCCGCGAGGTAGTCGTCGCTCGGCTCGCCCTCGTTGGCGACGACCACGTAGCGGCCCGAGGCCGAGAAGGCGAGCCCGTCCGGCAGCGCTCCGACGCCAACCGCGCCGAGGAAACCGCCATCGGTGTCAAAGAAAACAACCTGGCCGGGGTCCTGCGCTACGTCGGCCTCGACAGCGAGCGCGACGAGCCCGTTCTTGACCGCCACGCTGTTGGCCCCCCCGCCGAACGCCGACGCGTCGACCCTGAACGCCTCGACCGGCACCGCCGGGTCCGACACGTCGAGCGCGACGACCTCGGTGTCGGCCGCGTTGACGAAGAAAAGGCGCTGCGTGACCGGGTCGTAATCGACGATCTCGGCCGCGCCGTCGTCGAAGATGCCGGTGGCGAAGGTGCCGAGGAGGTCGAGGGTCAGGCTCGGCTGCGCGGCGACAGGCGCGGCGAGGCAGAGCAGGAGGGCGAGGCGTAGCAAGCGGGACATGGCGGGTAACAGGTTGAGGTTCGCAGAGGCCAGAACCTAGCCTGCCCGCACTCATGTTTTTGTTACCCTTGCATTACCTCGATGTAACCACCATGTTACCCCGTACGCTCGTCGACGAACGCCTCGGTCCAGTCCCGGACGGCGTCGCGGAGCGGCATGGGCGAGCGCAGAACACAGCAGAGGAGGACACGGCGTCCCGTGCCCTCCCCATCGCGGTTCGCTGCCGTGGGTTCAGCAGCAGTCGCAGTCGCAACCGTTGCCGCCGCAGCAGTCGTCCGCGCAGCAGTCGCACTCGCAGTCGCAGGTGGCGGCCTGGGTGTGGTTCAGCATGGCGTACCTCACAGGTCTGGGTGGATAGGATCAGCCGCAGCAGTCGCACCGGCAGTCGAGCCCGCCGAAGAGCGCTTCGACCGTCTCGTGGACGCGCCGGAGTGCGTCCGCGTCGAGGCAGTAGCACGAGCGCGGGCCGTCGGTCTCGCCCTGGATCAGCCCGGCCTCGCGGAGCGCCCGGAGGTGCTGCGAGACGGTCGCCTGCGCGAGCGGAAGGACCTCGACGAGGTCGCCGCAGAGGCAGGTGTCGCGCTCGGCGAGCGTGCGGAGGATACCGAGGCGGGCCGGGTGGGCGAGCGCCTTGAGCCGCGCCGCAAGGGCCACGTCGGCCGGGTCGAAGACGTCGGTTTTGACTGTGGGCATTTGATTTATCGTATAAATACGATATACGATGATACGATATCTTCAGCCGTGTTGTCAACCCCCGACGAGAAGACCCGACAGACTGTAGTGCTATCCCCGGCCAGGGCGAGGCACGCCTCGCCCCTACGATGCTGTGTCTCACCGTCTACCGTCTCACTGTCACCCATCCTCCGCCCCACCGTCCTCTGCCTCCAGCGTCTCGACGACCTCGCGGATGAGGTCGAAGCCGTAGCCCCGGCGCACGAGGAAGTCGGAGAGCTTCTTCCGGCGCTTGCGCGGGTCCGCTTCGCGCTGGAGCCGGACCCAGCGTTTGCGCCCGTGCTGGAGCGCTGCCTCGCGGAGGTCGTCCTGCTCCACGACCTCGTCCAGGACCGTGTCGATAGTCTTCGAGGCTACGCCGCGCTTGCGGAGGTCGCTGCGGATGCGCTGCGGACCGTGGCCGCGCCCGGCGAGGCGACCGCGCGCGTAGGCCCGGGCGTAGGCCTCGTCGTCGAGGTAGCCCAGTTCGCGCATGCGGGCGACGGCCTCGTCGGCGACGTGGTCGGGGAAGCCTTTGCGGGCGAGCTTGCGGCGGACCTCCTCCTCGGTGCGCGCCTGGTAGGCGATGTAGTCGAGCGCCGCCGCCTTTGCCCTGAGCCGCTCTTCGTCGTCGAGGAGAGCCTGCTGCGCTTCGACGGTGAGGGGCTGCCCTTTGCGCAGACCGGCGCGCACCGCGAGGTCGAGCGCGAGGCCGAAGGCGAAGGTGCCGTCGATGAAGACGGAGACGCGCTCGGCGTTGCGCTGCTGCTGTACGAGCCGGGTGATCGCGCCCGGTCGGAGATCGCGCTCCGGCTCGTCATCGGTGAGGTCTTGCTTCGGTCGCATCGGGGCGGCTGGCAGAGGG encodes the following:
- a CDS encoding choice-of-anchor I family protein, coding for MSRLLRLALLLCLAAPVAAQPSLTLDLLGTFATGIFDDGAAEIVDYDPVTQRLFFVNAADTEVVALDVSDPAVPVEAFRVDASAFGGGANSVAVKNGLVALAVEADVAQDPGQVVFFDTDGGFLGAVGVGALPDGLAFSASGRYVVVANEGEPSDDYLADPEGSVSVIDLQNGVGGAVVANATFEAFNEGGPRFGEVEAAGLRIFGPGASVAQDLEPEFVTVEGDETAFVSLQENNGLAEIDLATASVTALYGLGTKNHNLPENALDASNRDDGVNIQSWPVVGYYLPDAVASYQVGGQTYLVTANEGDARDYDAFSEEERVGDLALDPAAFPDAATLQLDENLGRLKITTTAGDVDGDGDFDRLFAYGARSFSIFQPSASGLDLVFDSGDDFEQITAAAFPDDFNATNDENGSFDDRSDDKGPEPEGVAIGEMNGRAYAFIGLERIGGVVTYDVTDPEAPMFMDYTNNRDFAGDAEAGTAGDLGPEGLRFISATDSPTGQPLLVVSNEVSGTVSIFGLAGGTPPAVTIDVEPTATPVVIPAEGGRFAFRALVTNTTGETQSVQAWTEATFPDGSVKQPSGSNDLLGPVTVVLAPGETLARELLQTVPGAIPAGDYVYTARVGAFPDAPISSDSFGGVKVADRQAGTPVAGWRVLDAATGTSVEAGDVWQGAGSVIASSSSVPSVFSLSPAYPNPFRQVTEVALAVPVASEVRVSAFDVLGRRVALLLAGEVEAGTHRVAFDGSGLPSGVYLVRAEAAGFAKAQRVTLVR
- a CDS encoding metalloregulator ArsR/SmtB family transcription factor; this translates as MPTVKTDVFDPADVALAARLKALAHPARLGILRTLAERDTCLCGDLVEVLPLAQATVSQHLRALREAGLIQGETDGPRSCYCLDADALRRVHETVEALFGGLDCRCDCCG
- a CDS encoding RecX family transcriptional regulator codes for the protein MRPKQDLTDDEPERDLRPGAITRLVQQQRNAERVSVFIDGTFAFGLALDLAVRAGLRKGQPLTVEAQQALLDDEERLRAKAAALDYIAYQARTEEEVRRKLARKGFPDHVADEAVARMRELGYLDDEAYARAYARGRLAGRGHGPQRIRSDLRKRGVASKTIDTVLDEVVEQDDLREAALQHGRKRWVRLQREADPRKRRKKLSDFLVRRGYGFDLIREVVETLEAEDGGAEDG